The Kluyvera intermedia genome window below encodes:
- the yihX gene encoding glucose-1-phosphatase, whose amino-acid sequence MLYIFDLGNVIVDIDFNRVLGTWSDLSRVPLASLKQSFTMGDAFQQHERGEITDEAFADAICHELALPLSYEQFSHGWQAVFVALRPEVIAVMQKLREQGHRVVVLSNTNRLHTTFWPQEYPEIQQAADHIYLSQELGMRKPEARIYQHVIQAEGFSAQETVFFDDNAENIEGANQLGITSILVTDRATIPEYFAKLLC is encoded by the coding sequence ATGCTCTATATCTTTGATTTAGGTAATGTGATTGTCGATATCGACTTTAACCGTGTGTTAGGAACATGGAGCGACTTAAGCCGTGTCCCGCTGGCTTCGTTAAAGCAGAGTTTTACTATGGGAGATGCTTTTCAGCAGCATGAACGAGGTGAAATAACGGATGAGGCCTTTGCCGATGCGATTTGTCATGAACTGGCATTGCCGCTGAGCTATGAACAATTCTCACATGGCTGGCAGGCTGTTTTTGTGGCGCTGCGCCCGGAGGTGATTGCCGTTATGCAAAAACTCCGCGAGCAGGGGCACCGGGTTGTGGTGCTGTCGAACACCAACCGTTTACACACGACGTTCTGGCCTCAGGAGTATCCGGAGATACAGCAGGCTGCCGATCATATCTATCTGTCGCAAGAACTGGGGATGCGTAAGCCTGAAGCTCGTATTTACCAACATGTTATCCAGGCGGAAGGTTTTTCAGCGCAAGAGACGGTCTTCTTCGATGATAATGCCGAGAATATAGAAGGCGCTAACCAGTTGGGGATCACCAGTATTCTGGTGACCGACAGAGCGACCATTCCTGAATATTTCGCGAAGTTGTTATGTTAA
- the typA gene encoding ribosome-dependent GTPase TypA, with protein MIENLRNIAIIAHVDHGKTTLVDKLLQQSGTFDARAETQERVMDSNDLEKERGITILAKNTAIKWNDYRINIVDTPGHADFGGEVERVMSMVDSVLLVVDAMDGPMPQTRFVTKKAFAHGLKPIVVINKVDRPGARPDWVVDQVFDLFVNLDATDEQLDFPIIYASALNGIAGVDHADMAEDMTPLYQAIIDHVPAPDVDLDGPLQMQISQLDYNNYVGVIGIGRIKRGKVKPNQQITIIDSEGKTRNGKVGKVLTHLGLERIDSDLAEAGDIIAITGLGELNISDTICDPQNVEALPALSVDEPTVTMFFNVNTSPFCGKEGKYVTSRQILDRLKKELVHNVALRVEETPDADAFRVSGRGELHLSVLIENMRREGFEMAVSRPKVIFREIDGRKQEPFENVTLDVEEQHQGSVMQALGERKGDLKNMNPDGKGRVRLDYVIPSRGLIGFRSEFMTMTSGTGLLYSTFSHYDDVRPGEVGQRQNGVLISNGQGKAVAFALFSLQDRGKLFLGHGAEVYEGQIIGIHSRSNDLTVNCLTGKKLTNMRASGTDEATTLVPAQKMTLEQALEFIDDDELVEVTPISIRIRKRHLTENDRKRASRGPKED; from the coding sequence GTGATCGAAAATTTGCGTAACATCGCCATCATCGCGCACGTTGACCATGGTAAGACTACCCTGGTTGATAAGCTGCTCCAGCAATCCGGTACGTTTGATGCGCGTGCTGAAACACAAGAGCGTGTGATGGACTCCAACGATTTGGAGAAAGAGCGTGGGATTACCATCCTCGCGAAAAACACCGCAATCAAATGGAATGATTACCGTATCAACATCGTTGATACCCCAGGCCACGCAGACTTCGGTGGTGAAGTTGAGCGCGTCATGTCCATGGTAGACTCCGTGCTGCTGGTTGTTGATGCAATGGATGGCCCGATGCCGCAGACGCGCTTCGTGACCAAAAAAGCATTTGCTCACGGCTTGAAGCCAATTGTTGTTATCAACAAAGTTGACCGTCCAGGCGCACGTCCTGATTGGGTTGTTGACCAGGTATTTGACCTGTTCGTTAACCTCGACGCGACCGACGAACAGCTGGACTTCCCTATCATTTACGCATCTGCGCTGAATGGTATTGCTGGCGTTGATCACGCAGATATGGCGGAAGATATGACTCCGCTATACCAGGCGATTATCGACCATGTACCAGCTCCAGACGTAGACCTGGATGGCCCGCTGCAGATGCAAATCTCCCAGCTGGACTACAACAACTACGTTGGTGTTATCGGTATCGGCCGTATCAAACGCGGTAAAGTGAAACCAAACCAGCAGATCACTATCATTGATAGCGAAGGCAAAACCCGTAACGGTAAAGTCGGTAAAGTCCTGACCCACCTGGGTCTGGAACGTATCGATAGCGACCTGGCGGAAGCTGGCGATATCATCGCGATCACTGGTCTGGGTGAGTTGAACATCTCTGACACCATCTGCGACCCGCAGAATGTTGAAGCGCTGCCAGCGCTGTCTGTTGATGAACCAACTGTAACCATGTTCTTTAACGTCAACACTTCACCATTCTGTGGTAAAGAAGGTAAGTACGTTACTTCTCGTCAGATCCTTGACCGTCTGAAAAAAGAGCTGGTACACAACGTTGCGCTGCGCGTTGAAGAGACTCCGGATGCTGACGCATTCCGCGTTTCTGGTCGTGGCGAACTGCACCTGTCCGTTCTGATTGAAAACATGCGTCGTGAAGGTTTCGAGATGGCGGTTTCCCGTCCGAAAGTTATCTTCCGCGAGATCGATGGCCGTAAACAAGAGCCATTCGAAAACGTAACGCTGGACGTCGAAGAGCAGCACCAGGGTTCTGTTATGCAGGCACTGGGTGAGCGTAAAGGCGACCTGAAAAACATGAATCCAGACGGTAAAGGCCGCGTACGTCTTGACTACGTGATCCCAAGCCGTGGTCTGATCGGCTTCCGTTCAGAATTCATGACCATGACTTCCGGTACTGGTCTGCTGTACTCCACCTTCAGCCACTACGACGACGTTCGTCCAGGCGAAGTTGGCCAGCGTCAGAACGGCGTACTGATTTCCAACGGCCAGGGTAAAGCAGTTGCGTTCGCACTGTTCAGCCTGCAGGACCGCGGTAAGCTGTTCCTGGGTCACGGTGCAGAAGTTTATGAAGGCCAGATCATCGGTATTCACAGTCGTTCTAACGACCTGACTGTAAACTGCCTGACCGGTAAGAAACTGACCAACATGCGTGCTTCCGGTACTGATGAAGCCACCACGCTGGTTCCTGCTCAGAAAATGACGCTGGAACAGGCTCTGGAATTCATCGATGACGACGAACTGGTAGAAGTGACTCCAATTTCTATCCGTATCCGTAAACGTCACCTGACTGAAAACGATCGTAAACGCGCAAGCCGTGGTCCAAAAGAAGACTAA
- a CDS encoding autotransporter outer membrane beta-barrel domain-containing protein: MLHQNRYSRIALAVSAALATFALPVHAARIDFDSLPSSGLVSDLPAELRVLIPATANASYQKNNGNPNYIYQYDPGNIQIYGNNVTLNGPGAEAFEHSLMVLRNSTSGSAGVVLGDDLTIYTKSKISTNDGKDVDGIRTHGTNTPDNPIFIITGDRTKIYVNGYSGDGINAGYSSYSQGYLGSANIYVGDELYIETTGFQGRGISANAMKNASVVKNNIIVGDKAHIVTRGNSAEGVRTSQNGAYVRLGDNTTIETYGTSSHGLYAASLSTIDLGKYTTITTDQSRAYGMYVSNGTVNLDEHASIKTNGIDGHGIYSYGATGVANVGENSAIFTQGSGAHGVYAYSSGTVNLANNISIAANSAEKSASKAPAGLYAISRGKINLAGNTTLTMAGNNDSQSYAILAESGGMVDGSAGGQLNIKGDLLAAGAIAATSSLPLQNSAITLNMTNESIWNGASYITSTAAGTGNISVSMTDATWNMSNSSTLTHLMLNSGSIVNFQHVDPDSWQTLTINEDFTGDGGRLVFNTVLYNDVSETDKLIVNGNTAGNALVAVRNIGGNGAQTVEGIEIISVGGQSDGVFEKEGRIVAGGYDYNVVQKGNNWYLTSLLEPTDPVDPPPPDPVDPPPPDPVDPPPPDPVDPPPPDPVDPPPPDPVDPPPPDPVDPVDPVDPVDPVDPVDPQDPVDPTPPVPPALPGEHQYRPEYGSYMANNYAANTMFITRLHDRLGETQYTDMLTGEKKVTSLWLRNVGGHTRFKDASGRLSTQSNRYVMQLGGDIAQWSSDGLDRWHVGAMAGYGNSRSRTESSLTQYRSRGQVTGYSVGLYGTWYANETDKTGTYVDTWALYNWFDNKVMGEHLATEKYKSSGITASIEAGYSFKVSENERNSYWIQPKAQVIWMDVQADSHREANGTQVKDKTDGNVMTRLGVKAYINGHHPIDDGKSREFQPFIEANWIHNTQMTRVKMDDVSNEMHGAKNIGELKLGVEGQITPRLNMWGNVAQQIGDKGYSDTQGMLGVKYSF; encoded by the coding sequence ATGTTACATCAGAATAGATATTCTCGAATTGCATTGGCTGTATCGGCCGCATTAGCTACTTTCGCACTCCCGGTTCATGCGGCACGTATTGATTTTGATTCCTTACCCTCAAGTGGCCTGGTATCCGACCTGCCCGCTGAGTTACGTGTGCTAATCCCTGCAACAGCCAACGCCAGTTATCAAAAAAACAACGGTAACCCTAACTATATCTATCAATATGACCCAGGCAATATTCAAATTTACGGTAATAACGTTACCTTAAATGGTCCCGGCGCAGAGGCCTTTGAGCATTCTCTAATGGTTCTTCGTAATTCAACCTCGGGGAGCGCAGGTGTTGTTTTGGGTGATGACCTGACAATTTATACTAAGTCGAAAATCTCAACAAATGATGGAAAAGATGTTGATGGGATCCGTACTCATGGCACTAACACCCCAGATAACCCAATATTTATCATCACCGGTGACCGTACGAAAATCTACGTTAATGGATACAGTGGAGATGGCATTAACGCTGGATACAGTAGTTATAGCCAGGGTTATCTTGGTTCAGCCAATATTTACGTTGGCGATGAATTATATATTGAAACCACGGGATTCCAGGGACGTGGTATTTCCGCTAACGCCATGAAAAACGCTTCGGTGGTCAAAAACAATATTATTGTTGGCGATAAAGCTCACATTGTCACACGCGGTAATAGTGCCGAAGGGGTACGCACAAGCCAGAACGGAGCATATGTACGCCTCGGTGATAACACGACCATTGAAACCTATGGGACGAGTTCACATGGCCTCTATGCTGCCAGCCTTTCAACGATTGATCTTGGAAAATATACAACCATCACAACCGATCAGAGTCGGGCATACGGAATGTATGTCTCCAATGGCACTGTGAACCTGGATGAACACGCCTCCATCAAAACAAACGGCATTGATGGTCACGGCATTTATTCCTATGGGGCAACAGGGGTGGCTAACGTGGGCGAAAATTCCGCTATTTTCACCCAAGGCTCTGGTGCTCACGGTGTATACGCCTATAGCTCTGGGACGGTCAACCTCGCAAATAACATCAGCATAGCGGCCAACAGCGCGGAAAAATCCGCCTCTAAAGCTCCAGCGGGTTTGTATGCGATATCACGCGGTAAGATTAATTTAGCCGGCAACACAACCCTCACCATGGCTGGCAATAACGACAGCCAAAGCTACGCGATTCTCGCGGAAAGCGGAGGGATGGTTGATGGCTCGGCGGGTGGGCAACTCAATATTAAGGGCGATTTACTCGCTGCCGGTGCGATTGCAGCTACCAGCTCATTACCTTTGCAAAACAGCGCCATTACGCTGAACATGACGAATGAATCGATATGGAACGGAGCCTCATACATCACCAGCACAGCAGCCGGAACGGGCAATATTTCCGTATCAATGACCGATGCAACCTGGAATATGAGCAATAGCTCAACCCTCACTCACCTGATGCTAAATTCAGGCAGTATCGTCAATTTCCAACACGTCGATCCTGATAGCTGGCAGACGCTAACAATCAACGAAGATTTCACAGGAGATGGCGGCAGGCTGGTCTTTAATACCGTGCTTTACAATGACGTTTCGGAAACGGATAAGCTTATCGTTAACGGCAATACTGCCGGTAATGCCCTGGTTGCCGTAAGGAATATTGGCGGCAATGGCGCACAAACCGTTGAGGGGATTGAAATCATCAGCGTTGGAGGTCAATCAGACGGTGTATTTGAAAAAGAGGGGCGCATTGTTGCAGGCGGCTACGACTATAACGTTGTACAAAAAGGAAATAACTGGTATCTGACGAGTCTTCTGGAACCGACGGATCCAGTCGACCCACCACCGCCGGACCCGGTCGACCCACCGCCGCCAGACCCGGTTGACCCGCCACCACCAGACCCGGTCGACCCACCACCGCCGGACCCGGTTGACCCGCCGCCACCAGACCCGGTCGACCCGCCACCGCCGGACCCAGTTGACCCAGTTGACCCAGTTGACCCAGTTGACCCAGTTGACCCGGTCGACCCACAGGATCCTGTTGACCCGACTCCTCCGGTGCCACCAGCACTTCCAGGAGAGCATCAATATCGTCCTGAATATGGTAGCTATATGGCAAACAACTATGCCGCGAATACCATGTTCATCACCCGTCTTCACGATCGTCTGGGTGAAACACAGTACACCGACATGCTCACCGGAGAAAAAAAGGTGACTAGCCTATGGCTTCGTAATGTTGGGGGACATACGCGCTTTAAGGATGCTTCAGGTCGGTTAAGTACACAAAGTAATCGTTACGTGATGCAGTTGGGTGGCGATATTGCCCAGTGGAGTTCGGATGGTTTAGATCGTTGGCATGTTGGGGCAATGGCGGGTTACGGCAACAGCCGAAGCAGAACAGAGTCCAGCCTGACGCAATATCGCTCACGTGGACAAGTGACGGGCTACAGCGTCGGTCTATACGGCACCTGGTACGCTAACGAGACGGATAAAACGGGAACTTACGTCGATACGTGGGCTCTGTATAACTGGTTTGATAACAAAGTGATGGGTGAGCATTTAGCCACGGAGAAATATAAATCCAGCGGTATTACGGCATCCATTGAGGCGGGTTACAGCTTCAAAGTGTCGGAAAATGAACGCAACAGTTACTGGATTCAACCCAAAGCGCAGGTTATCTGGATGGATGTACAAGCTGATAGCCATCGCGAAGCCAATGGTACTCAGGTGAAAGATAAGACTGACGGTAACGTGATGACGCGTCTCGGTGTGAAAGCTTATATCAACGGGCATCACCCTATCGATGATGGTAAATCGCGTGAGTTCCAGCCATTCATTGAGGCCAACTGGATCCATAACACGCAGATGACGCGGGTGAAAATGGACGATGTTAGCAATGAAATGCATGGCGCTAAGAATATCGGCGAGCTGAAACTGGGTGTCGAAGGGCAGATTACGCCACGCTTGAATATGTGGGGTAACGTTGCTCAGCAGATTGGGGATAAAGGCTACAGTGATACGCAGGGAATGCTGGGCGTTAAATACAGCTTCTGA
- a CDS encoding alpha/beta hydrolase, translating to MALENGIAELVAEFITAGRPSSRQQNIDDRRAGYIASTVLAGEKEIRVKSEDIVLEGMTLRVISPLNAAYSLPCVIYYHGGCFVSGGFITHDNQLRQLAYHNGCRVIAVQYRLAPEYTFPAAHDDAEQGANLVHKYAEQLGIDRHRITLAGDSAGGHLALVTALRLKNSAQWTPAALLLIYPMLDATASFASYLSNGQDYIITRDTLLSGYEMYLQEADIQHPEASPLWRDDFSGLPPVHILTAEFDPLRDEGEALQQRLTRQGVACTGQRYLGVIHGFFQLGGVSETARGAMRDVARRIAWASE from the coding sequence ATGGCGCTGGAAAATGGAATTGCGGAGCTCGTTGCTGAGTTTATTACGGCAGGTCGTCCCTCTTCAAGACAGCAGAATATTGATGACCGGAGGGCGGGTTATATCGCCAGTACGGTGCTTGCCGGTGAGAAAGAGATACGGGTCAAATCGGAAGATATTGTGCTCGAAGGCATGACACTTCGCGTGATATCCCCACTAAATGCGGCATATTCACTACCGTGCGTCATTTACTACCATGGCGGTTGCTTTGTTAGCGGCGGCTTTATTACACATGATAACCAACTGCGACAGTTAGCCTACCACAACGGTTGCCGGGTGATTGCCGTACAGTATCGCCTCGCGCCAGAGTACACGTTCCCAGCCGCTCATGACGATGCCGAGCAGGGGGCGAATCTGGTGCATAAATACGCCGAACAACTGGGTATCGACCGTCATCGTATTACGCTTGCCGGGGATAGCGCAGGCGGGCATCTGGCGCTGGTGACTGCGCTACGCTTAAAAAATTCCGCACAGTGGACGCCTGCCGCATTACTCCTGATTTACCCGATGCTCGACGCTACCGCCAGTTTTGCCAGTTACCTCAGTAATGGTCAGGATTACATCATCACTCGTGACACACTGCTCTCGGGCTATGAAATGTACCTCCAGGAGGCTGATATCCAACATCCTGAAGCGAGCCCGCTCTGGCGAGACGATTTTAGCGGTTTACCGCCGGTACATATCCTGACCGCGGAATTTGATCCGCTACGGGATGAAGGAGAGGCATTGCAACAAAGGCTAACTCGACAGGGTGTCGCCTGTACCGGCCAGCGTTACCTCGGTGTAATACATGGGTTCTTCCAGCTTGGCGGAGTCAGTGAAACGGCGCGAGGGGCAATGCGGGACGTGGCCCGGCGAATTGCCTGGGCCAGCGAGTGA
- the glnA gene encoding glutamate--ammonia ligase, whose product MSAEHVLTMLNEHEVKFVDLRFTDTKGKEQHVTIPAHQVNAEFFEEGKMFDGSSIGGWKGINESDMVLMPDASTALIDPFFEESTLIIRCDILEPGTLQGYDRDPRSIAKRAEEYLRSTGIADTVLFGPEPEFFLFDDIRFGASISGSHVAIDDIEGAWNSSTKYEGGNKGHRPGVKGGYFPVPPVDSSQDIRSTMCLIMEEMGLVVEAHHHEVATAGQNEIATRFNTMTKKADEIQIYKYVVHNVAHRFGKTATFMPKPMFGDNGSGMHCHMSLSKNGVNLFSGDKYAGLSEQALFYIGGVIKHAKAINALANPTTNSYKRLVPGYEAPVMLAYSARNRSASIRIPVVASPKARRIEVRFPDPAANPYLCFAALLMAGLDGIKNKIHPGEAMDKNLYDLPPEEAKEIPQVAGSLEEALNALDADREFLTAGGVFTDEAIDAYIGLRIEENDRVRMTPHPVEFELYYSV is encoded by the coding sequence ATGTCCGCTGAACACGTTTTGACGATGCTGAATGAGCACGAAGTGAAGTTTGTCGATTTGCGCTTCACCGATACCAAAGGTAAAGAACAGCACGTCACGATCCCTGCTCATCAGGTAAATGCCGAATTCTTTGAAGAAGGCAAAATGTTTGACGGCTCCTCAATTGGCGGCTGGAAAGGCATTAACGAATCCGACATGGTGCTGATGCCAGACGCATCTACCGCTCTCATCGACCCGTTCTTTGAAGAGTCTACCCTGATTATTCGTTGCGACATCCTGGAACCAGGTACGCTGCAGGGCTACGACCGTGACCCACGCTCCATCGCGAAACGCGCTGAAGAATACCTGCGTTCTACCGGCATCGCGGACACCGTTCTGTTCGGGCCAGAGCCAGAATTCTTCCTGTTTGATGACATTCGTTTCGGCGCATCTATTTCCGGTTCTCACGTGGCTATCGATGATATCGAAGGCGCATGGAACTCTTCCACCAAATACGAAGGTGGTAACAAAGGTCACCGTCCAGGCGTGAAAGGCGGTTACTTCCCGGTTCCTCCGGTCGATTCTTCCCAGGACATCCGTTCTACCATGTGTCTTATCATGGAAGAGATGGGCCTGGTTGTTGAAGCGCACCACCACGAAGTGGCAACCGCTGGCCAGAACGAAATCGCGACCCGCTTTAACACCATGACCAAAAAAGCGGACGAAATTCAGATCTACAAATATGTGGTTCACAACGTTGCACACCGTTTCGGCAAAACCGCGACCTTCATGCCAAAACCAATGTTTGGCGATAACGGTTCCGGTATGCACTGCCACATGTCTCTGTCCAAGAACGGCGTAAACCTGTTCTCCGGTGACAAGTATGCAGGTCTGTCCGAGCAGGCGCTGTTCTACATCGGTGGTGTTATCAAACACGCTAAAGCGATCAACGCCCTGGCGAACCCAACCACCAACTCCTACAAGCGTCTGGTCCCGGGTTACGAAGCACCGGTTATGCTGGCTTACTCTGCCCGTAACCGTTCTGCCTCTATCCGTATCCCAGTGGTTGCGTCTCCGAAAGCACGTCGTATCGAAGTGCGCTTCCCGGATCCAGCAGCTAACCCGTATCTGTGCTTTGCAGCACTGCTGATGGCCGGTCTTGATGGTATCAAGAACAAAATCCACCCAGGCGAAGCAATGGACAAAAACCTGTACGATCTGCCTCCAGAAGAAGCAAAAGAGATCCCACAGGTTGCAGGCTCTCTGGAAGAAGCACTGAACGCGCTGGACGCAGACCGTGAATTCCTGACAGCTGGCGGCGTATTCACTGATGAAGCTATCGACGCTTACATCGGTCTGCGTATCGAAGAAAACGACCGCGTACGCATGACGCCACACCCTGTAGAGTTTGAACTGTACTACAGCGTTTAA
- the dtd gene encoding D-aminoacyl-tRNA deacylase: MIALIQRVTRASVSVADEVTGEIGPGLLVLLGVERDDDEQKANRLCERVLGYRIFSDADDKMNLNVKQAGGSVLVVSQFTLAADTERGMRPGFSKGAAPDRAEALYEYFVERCRQQEMNTQTGRFAADMQVSLVNDGPVTFWLQV, encoded by the coding sequence ATGATTGCATTAATTCAGCGAGTTACCCGTGCCAGCGTCAGCGTGGCGGATGAGGTGACTGGGGAAATAGGTCCAGGGCTGCTGGTGCTGCTGGGGGTTGAGAGAGATGACGACGAACAAAAGGCTAATCGCCTGTGTGAACGTGTGCTGGGTTACCGAATTTTCAGCGATGCTGACGATAAAATGAACCTAAACGTGAAGCAGGCCGGTGGCAGCGTGCTGGTGGTATCACAGTTTACATTGGCTGCGGACACCGAACGTGGAATGCGCCCAGGCTTTTCTAAGGGGGCCGCTCCAGACCGCGCCGAAGCGCTTTACGAATACTTTGTTGAGCGTTGCCGCCAACAGGAAATGAACACCCAAACAGGACGATTTGCTGCGGATATGCAGGTGTCGCTGGTCAACGATGGCCCGGTTACGTTCTGGTTGCAGGTATGA
- a CDS encoding virulence factor BrkB family protein, which produces MLKTVHHKARHHIRPIWAWLKLLWKRIDEDNMTTLAGNLAYVSLLSLVPLVAVIFALFAAFPMFSDVSVQLRHFIFANFIPATGDVIQRYIEQFVANSSKMTAVGACGLIVTALLLMYAIDSALNTIWRSKRTRPKVYSFAVYWMILTLGPILAGASLAISSYLLSLRWASDLNTVIDNVLRIFPLVLSWLSFWLLYSVVPITRVPNRDAITGAFVAAVLFEAGKKGFALYITMFPSYQLIYGVLAVIPILFVWVYWTWCIVLLGAEITVTLGEYRKLKTEPQEDE; this is translated from the coding sequence ATGTTAAAAACCGTTCATCATAAAGCCAGGCACCATATACGTCCGATTTGGGCCTGGTTGAAGTTGCTCTGGAAGCGTATTGATGAGGACAATATGACGACGTTGGCGGGGAATCTTGCCTATGTCTCATTACTCTCGTTGGTACCGTTGGTTGCCGTTATTTTCGCGCTTTTTGCGGCTTTCCCGATGTTTTCTGACGTCAGTGTGCAACTGCGCCACTTTATCTTTGCCAACTTCATCCCAGCGACTGGGGATGTGATTCAGCGTTATATTGAACAGTTTGTTGCTAACTCCAGCAAAATGACGGCAGTAGGGGCATGTGGGCTGATAGTCACTGCGCTGCTGCTGATGTATGCCATCGACAGCGCGTTAAATACCATCTGGCGCAGCAAGCGTACCCGACCCAAAGTTTACTCTTTTGCGGTTTACTGGATGATTTTGACGCTTGGGCCGATATTGGCCGGAGCCAGTCTGGCAATAAGTTCCTATCTGCTCTCGCTGCGTTGGGCCAGCGATCTCAATACCGTTATCGATAACGTGCTGAGAATTTTTCCGCTGGTGCTCTCCTGGCTCTCATTCTGGTTGCTCTACAGCGTAGTGCCGATTACCCGTGTACCTAATCGCGATGCGATAACCGGTGCATTTGTTGCCGCTGTCTTGTTCGAAGCGGGAAAGAAAGGTTTTGCGCTTTATATCACCATGTTCCCGTCTTATCAGTTGATTTATGGCGTTCTGGCGGTGATTCCTATTCTGTTTGTCTGGGTCTATTGGACATGGTGTATCGTCTTGCTTGGTGCGGAAATAACTGTCACTCTCGGTGAATACCGAAAATTAAAAACAGAACCACAAGAAGACGAATAA
- the fabY gene encoding fatty acid biosynthesis protein FabY: MYHLRVPQTAEELEQYYQFRWEMLRKPLHQPKGSERDAWDALAHHQMVVDEEGKLVAIGRLYINADSEASIRFMAVHPDVQDKGLGTLIAMTLESVARQEGVKRVTCSAREDAMAFFAKLGFVSHGEITTPQTTPVRHFLMIKPVASLDDILHRGDWCAQLQQAWYDHIPLSEKMGVRIQQYTGQKFITTMPETGNQNPHHTLFAGSLFSLATLTGWGLIWLMLRERHLGGTIILADAHIRYSRPITGRPTAIADLGSLSGDLDRLARGRKARVQMQVELFGDDSPGVVFEGTYIVLPARPFGAYEEGGNEEE, encoded by the coding sequence ATGTATCATCTCCGAGTACCGCAAACGGCAGAAGAATTAGAGCAGTATTACCAGTTCCGCTGGGAAATGCTGCGTAAACCGCTTCATCAACCGAAAGGCTCCGAACGCGATGCGTGGGATGCGCTGGCCCATCATCAGATGGTGGTTGATGAAGAGGGAAAGCTTGTTGCCATCGGCCGCCTTTATATTAACGCCGACAGCGAAGCCTCTATCCGCTTTATGGCGGTCCATCCTGATGTTCAGGATAAAGGCCTGGGGACGCTCATTGCGATGACCCTCGAGTCCGTGGCGCGTCAGGAAGGGGTTAAACGTGTGACCTGTAGCGCACGTGAGGACGCGATGGCATTCTTCGCCAAGCTGGGCTTTGTGAGTCATGGTGAGATTACGACGCCGCAAACTACCCCAGTTCGCCACTTCCTGATGATAAAGCCCGTGGCCTCTCTTGATGACATTCTGCATCGCGGTGACTGGTGTGCGCAGCTACAGCAGGCTTGGTACGACCATATTCCGCTTAGCGAAAAAATGGGTGTACGCATTCAGCAGTACACCGGACAAAAATTTATTACCACCATGCCGGAAACCGGTAATCAGAACCCGCACCATACGCTGTTTGCCGGGAGCCTATTCTCGCTTGCGACCTTAACCGGCTGGGGGCTTATCTGGTTGATGCTGCGCGAGCGTCATCTGGGAGGCACGATCATCCTGGCTGATGCCCATATTCGTTACAGCAGACCGATCACCGGAAGGCCTACGGCCATTGCCGACTTAGGTTCTCTGAGCGGCGATTTAGACCGTCTGGCCAGAGGTCGTAAAGCGCGGGTCCAGATGCAGGTTGAGCTCTTTGGCGATGATTCACCTGGCGTGGTGTTTGAAGGTACATACATTGTGCTGCCTGCCAGACCGTTTGGTGCCTATGAAGAGGGCGGTAACGAGGAAGAGTAG